One region of Citrus sinensis cultivar Valencia sweet orange chromosome 6, DVS_A1.0, whole genome shotgun sequence genomic DNA includes:
- the LOC102630253 gene encoding uncharacterized protein LOC102630253, with amino-acid sequence MEVLPYLDSVLISLSLFLMLGYHANLWHSFKTKPLHTSIGIDALRRKFWFQGIKEGDDKKGMLAVQSLRNTLMATILTAQIAILITLAMGALMNNAYKGSHIFNSAIFGSQSGRIFALKYGSASIFLLVSFFCSSVALGFLTDANFMVNACGDDQFSYRAHTQSIFERGFTLAFIGNRSLCMSFPMLLWMFGPLPVALASVALVWGLYELDFAGKSTRRESNLVSVGN; translated from the exons ATGGAAGTGCTTCCATATCTAGACTCAGTGTTAATCTCTTTGAGTCTCTTTCTTATGCTAGGTTATCATGCCAATCTTTGGCATAGCTTCAAGACCAAGCCCTTGCATACTTCAATTGGAATCGATGCATTAAGGAGAAAATTTTGGTTTCAAGGCATAAAAGAG GGCGATGATAAGAAGGGAATGTTAGCGGTTCAAAGCTTGAGAAACACATTAATGGCAACAATACTCACTGCCCAAATAGCCATACTCATAACCTTGGCAATGGGAGCTCTGATGAACAATGCTTATAAGGGAAGCCACATATTCAACAGTGCAATTTTTGGGTCACAATCTGGTAGAATATTTGCTTTAAAGTACGGCTCAGCATCTATTTTTTTGCTCGTAAGCTTTTTTTGCAGCTCTGTGGCCTTGGGGTTCTTGACCGATGCCAACTTCATGGTAAATGCTTGTGGTGATGATCAATTCTCATATCGTGCACACACACAATCGATCTTTGAAAGAGGGTTCACGCTGGCTTTTATTGGGAACCGGTCTCTTTGCATGAGTTTTCCCATGTTGTTATGGATGTTTGGTCCATTGCCTGTGGCCTTGGCTTCTGTGGCACTTGTCTGGGGGCTTTATGAGCTTGATTTTGCAGGCAAGTCCACAAGACGCGAAAGCAATCTTGTCTCGGTTGGTAATTGA